Proteins from a genomic interval of Fusarium oxysporum Fo47 chromosome I, complete sequence:
- a CDS encoding fungal-specific transcription factor domain-containing protein, producing MSSVKATKKSAFSCEPCRRRKVKCGGEQPICNRCAARSDDCIYKLNPTLSYTQRLEERIKELEDQLAAIKSPPSVAASNHSSPGVWNGHDLNRHPDEHAMTRSFMGLKIDDKGGITYHGPTSLFNLPSDPHKHKPDSISSIDSDAHRRERLVNNAWHQRAMENLSDIPEPFQYLLNVHWCWIQPLFNFIYRPAFTRDMQSMGPYYSHTLLNAMLSHSIRWGKSDPSTKQLLDQSYDGGAVFAKHARSMLFDELSRGVCTIPTVQTLLLLSAGECGHGNTTQAWIYSGIAFRLIDHLGICVDGQRYPGSVHLTDEEVEIRHRLYWSCYFWDKIISLYLGRSPSLQHTQVSPPQIIMDDSAENELWVPFDSPHGSDWKYPPATAHSTSCFMSACRLSVIFNEILIHMYDPLLENTEAEMQECLQTQDPAMRLWWEQLPPHLKIELSAMPELAPPSHIVTMNALYHTFRILLFRPMLTWQVYPEDEGPHPMQNHLVECVTSATSIIAIFDLFCRTFTISHCVLSLSYSVYIAATIFLLQVQATPEDQQAVRKLSFCVRALHQAKTVNPVISSALDLITREMANLGLDPGFSTPQQQPPPPMPQPMPDVQMPTDIPITETVYPASFEIPAQQSPYEPEQLFQTPWADNMNPNAMAVDRGVFEALSSFEPLSVRVGAIYESGNNPQNFG from the exons ATGTCGTCGGTCAAAGCCACAAAGAAGAGCGCATTCTCTTGTGAGCCGTGCCGTAGACGCAAG GTCAAATGCGGCGGCGAGCAACCGATTTGCAATCGCTGTGCTGCTAGAAGCGATGACTGTATTTACAAACT AAACCCGACTCTGTCTTACACCCAACGCCTTGAGGAACGCATCAAAGAATTGGAAGACCAACTCGCTGCTATCAAATCTCCTCCCTCAGTGGCCGCCTCAAATCATTCGAGTCCTGGGGTCTGGAACGGCCATGACTTGAATCGCCATCCAGACGAGCATGCAATGACGAGGAGCTTCATGGGCCTCAAGATCGATGACAAGGGTGGCATTACTTACCACGGACCGACTAGTCTCTTCAATCTTCCCAGTGACCCTCACAAGCATAAGCCAGACTCGATATCATCCATTGACTCAGATGCTCATAGGAGAGAGCGATTGGTCAACAATGCATGGCATCAGCGAGCGATGGAAAACCTGTCTGACATTCCA GAACCGTTTCAATACCTTCTGAACGTGCATTGGTGCTGGATTCAGCCTCTTTTCAACTTTATCTACAGGCCTGCATTCACTC GTGACATGCAATCCATGGGACCGTACTATTCTCACACTCTTTTGAATGCTATGCTCTCACATTCTATCCGCTGGGGTAAAAGTGACCCTTCCACCAAACAACTGCTGGATCAGTCATATGATGGAGGGGCTGTCTTTGCAAAACACGCCCGAAGCATGCTTTTCGACGAACTAAGTAGAGGTGTTTGCACTATCCCAACTGTTCAGACACTGCTACTACTTAGCGCAGGAGAATGTGGTCATGGCAACACAACACAGGCCTGGATTTATAGTGGCATAGCGTTCCGTCTCATTGATCATTTGGGCATTTGTGTTGATGGACAGAGATATCCAGGATCCGTCCATTTGACTGATGAAGAGGTCGAGATTCGACATCGACTTTACTGGAGTTGCTATTTCTGGGATAAGATTATCAGCCTATACCTCGGTCGTTCGCCTTCACTGCAACATACACAGGTGTCCCCACCCCAGATTATCA TGGACGACTCGGCTGAGAATGAGCTCTGGGTCCCCTTCGACTCTCCTCATGGATCAGATTGGAAGTATCCTCCTGCGACAGCTCACTCAACTTCCTGTTTCATGAGTGCTTGCCGATTATCGGTCATCTTTAATGAGATTCTCATTCACATGTATGATCCATTACTGGAGAATACCGAGGCAGAGATGCAAGAGTGTCTACAGACTCAAGACCCTGCCATGAGACTATGGTGGGAACAACTCCCTCCTCATCTCAAGATCGAGCTCTCCGCCATGCCTGAGCTGGCACCTCCGTCACACATTGTCACCATGAA TGCCTTGTACCATACGTTCAGAATCCTCCTGTTCAGGCCGATGCTCACCTGGCAGGTATACCCAGAGGATGAAGGCCCTCATCCGATGCAAAACCATCTCGTGGAATGCGTCACATCTGCAACATCTATTATAGCCATCTTCGATCTTTTCTGCAGAACATTTACCATCAGCCACTGCGTTCTATCACTTTCATACAGTGTGTATATCGCGGCCACAATTTTTCTTTTGCAGGTCCAAGCTACCCCCGAGGACCAACAAGCAGTTCGCAAGCTGAGCTTCTGCGTACGAGCCTTACATCAGGCCAAAACCGTTAATCCAG TCATCTCAAGTGCTTTGGATTTGATCACCCGAGAGATGGCGAATCTTGGGCTTGATCCAGGATTTAGTACACCACAACAACAGCCTCCTCCGCCTATGCCTCAGCCTATGCCAGATGTTCAGATGCCTACAGACATACCGATTACCGAGACTGTTTACCCGGCTTCATTTGAGATACCTGCACAGCAATCGCCTTACGAGCCGGAGCAGCTGTTCCAGACACCGTGGGCTGACAATATGAACCCGAATGCAATGGCCGTTGACCGTGGAGTTTTCGAGGCTTTATCATCGTTTGAGCCCTTGAGTGTACGGGTGGGCGCTATCTACGAGTCAGGAAACAACCCTCAGAATTTCGGTTGA
- a CDS encoding uncharacterized protein (expressed protein) — MYEGRPEYCTKRFRFPRTPGAITDTDWFPLCNLVECRDCRRSPESVTLHADCYCLFLQTYREKPVLERLWVAAVWRTPWILSSLKPRTQLDIIDNGLVSISLSTAEILGLPQLTTLPSEVLQLIRAYSRGSFIWTYPAIKAKAEEMARFDESISKDDGMQYNLRIVKEWHRGQDAELDEDPPESDSQTGPSIRAVDAELTNISLLIVLKRNVLVYFKFGHARMILSPSWPRTFQIWDIPSPPTKGLEVLLRPRRTDATCNRTLDLRNITGITFFFYRGTLMGLHAHTLGAVTAVSTVKDTLSDYEPHLVWIHIPIPHGDRIMRFGLRTWRNEHEEPANHHTALLMTTKLAGDFSLGPSFDMEDQNFLFQGTPTVLVHNTPGKGGITLLGIAGDEPQETLPAPRFPVISLSPYELAYGGNAITVDISLKGTVRVDIFKDSSTGCFRGFLLEFENGSQRTAGQCRVGVDPVTVCHKPVSFCYRKVQGGDFDVHKYYELECCPETGDPHYDHASPDGAWTCSDFGVYAKVWCNDVTTELYTYTPRSQEFITIEDLIQQCPPGNLSEESDYYDYEAFADNFDDEPLY; from the exons ATGTATGAAGGTCGGCCTGAGTACTGCACAAAAAGATTCCGGTTCCCTCGAACACCAGGAGCCATCACGGATACTGACTGGTTCCCCTTATGTAACCTTGTGGAATGTCGAGACTGCAGGCGGTCTCCTGAGTCTGTGACGTTGCATGCGGATTGTTATTGTTTGTTTCTACAGACATACCGCGAGAAGCCAGTATTAGAACGACTCTGGGTTGCAGCAGTCTGGAGGACTCCCTGGATTCTATCTTCTTTAAAACCAAGGACGCAACTTGATATTATCGACAACGGACTAGTATCGATTAGTCTTTCCACTGCAGAAATCTTGGGCTTGCCGCAACTCACAACTCTGCCATCCGAGGTTCTTCAGCTCATTAGAGCTTATTCACGTGGAAGTTTTATCTGGACCTATCCGGCAATCAAAGCCAAAGCAGAGGAAATGGCAAGGTTTGATGAGAGCATTTCCAAGGACGACGGTATGCAGTACAACCTCAGGATTGTGAAAGAATGGCATCGAGGGCAAGATGCTGAGCTCGACGAGGATCCGCCTGAGTCTG ACTCTCAGACTGGCCCGAGTATAAGAGCTGTCGATGCCGAACTCACaaatatttctttattgATTGTGCTGAAGCGCAACGTACTTGTATATTTCAAA TTTGGACATGCACGGATGATACTGAGTCCCTCATGGCCAAGGACTTTTCAAATTTGGGACATACCAAGTCCGCCCACGAAAGGGCTTGAGGTTCTCTTAAGACCACGTCGTACAGATGCTACTTGCAATCGCACCCTCGATCTACGCAACATTACGGGCATTACGTTCTTTTTCTACCGGGGCACTTTGATGGGACTCCATGCTCACACCCTCGGAGCCGTGACAGCGGTGTCTACTGTTAAGGACACCCTTTCAGATTATGAGCCCCATTTAGTATGGATTCACATTCCCATACCACATGGCGATCGTATTATGAGGTTTGGCCTACGGACTTGGAGAAATGAACACGAGGAACCGGCGAACCATCACACAGCTTTATTG ATGACCACGAAGCTTGCTGGCGACTTCTCTCTCGGTCCAAGTTTCGATATGGAAGATCAAAATTTCTTGTTTCAAGGAACGCCCACTGTTCTTGTTCACAATACGCCAGGAAAGGGTGGAATTACACTGTTAGGTATAGCAGGTGACGAACCTCAGGAGACGCTCCCCGCCCCTAGATTTCCTGTTATCTCCCTCTCGCCTTACGAGTTGGCGTATGGTGGCAATGCTATTACAGTGGACATTTCACTGAAAGGCACTGTCCGAGTTGATATCTTCAAGGATAGCTCCACTGGATGCTTCAGAGGTTTTCTCCTTGAGTTTGAGAATGGTTCGCAGAGGACTGCAGGACAATGCCGAGTAGGGGTTGACCCGGTCACTGTTTGTCACAAACCCGTGTCGTTCTGCTACCGCAAGGTTCAGGGGGGGGACTTTGATGTGCACAAATATTATGAACTTGAATGTTGTCCGGAGACGGGTGATCCTCATTATGATCATGCGTCTCCTGACGGGGCTTGGACGTGTTCAGATTTCGGAGTGTACGCTAAGGTTTGGTGTAACGATGTAACAACCGAACTATATACATACACTCCCAGGTCTCAAGAGTTTATAACGATAGAGGATTTAATACAGCAATG TCCCCCCGGTAATTTGAGCGAAGAGAGTGATTACTACGACTATGAGGCTTTTGCGGATAATTTTGATGATGAACCCTTGTACTAG
- a CDS encoding peptide methionine sulfoxide reductase MsrA yields MSYLPPFLARLARPFTQSTRLSIAPDQSAASVIPEGAQRCTVAAGCFWGTEHLYRRHFADKGLIDAKVGYIGGDLENPSYRAVCGGKTGHAEAAQIIFDPTKVSYAQLLEFFYKTHDPTTLNRQGPDTGPQYRSAIYFHNEEQEKIAREVTEKANKQWWKGGIVTEIAPAGKWWTAEEYHQLYLHNNPSGYECPSHFLRPFPPLE; encoded by the exons ATGTCCTACCTTCCTCCCTTCTTGGCGCGTCTCGCTCGCCCCTTCACACAATCTACACGGCTCTCAATCGCTCCCGATCAATCCGCTGCATCTGTCATCCCAGAGGGCGCTCAGCGCTGCACCGTCGCAGCGGGATGTTTCTGGGGAACAGAGCATTTGTATCGCAGACACTTTGCCGACAAGGGTCTGATCGATGCAAAGGTTGGATACATTGGTGGTGATCTTGAAAACCCTAGCTACCGCGCCGTCTGCGGTGGAAAGACAGGCC ACGCTGAGGCCGCGCAAATCATCTTTGACCCTACAAAGGTCTCATACGCACAACTCCTAGAATTCTTCTACAAGACGCACGACCCCACGACGCTGAACCGCCAGGGTCCCGATACCGGCCCCCAGTACCGCTCTGCTATTTACTTCCACAacgaggagcaagaaaagatCGCGCGCGAGGTCACAGAGAAGGCCAACAAGCAATGGTGGAAGGGCGGCATCGTTACTGAGATTGCGCCCGCCGGAAAGTGGTGGACTGCTGAGGAGTATCACCAACTCTACCTCCACAATAACCCTTCTGGCTATGAGTGCCCGAGCCACTTTTTGAGGCCGTTCCCACCTCTCGAATAA
- a CDS encoding aquaporin-like protein, which translates to MVQFTRADTGMSGLPTEEAVADRRAGSPIPNRVRNAIVIVLGEFCGTFMFLLLSFIGAQTALVTNNPTNSTAPLEPFSLMYIAASFGTALAVNVWIFYRVSGGMFNPAVTLGLVLVGAVPPLHALAIIPTQLVAAIAAAGVTDGLIPGPLLVTNSLGNGTSIAQGVFLEMFLTAQLVLTVYFLAVEKHRSTHLAPVGIGISVFIAHICLTNWTGTSINPARSLGPSVIAGFHGYDWIYYLGPFMGSFLAFGCYKIFKVLEYQTANPGQDDDDLERGSKHHFFGHHEKEPISHSQTDTLEPKDHGVAPRNDSVIDGQMSNA; encoded by the exons ATGGTTCAATTCACTCGTGCCGACACGGGCATGTCTGGCTTGCCCACTGAGGAAGCCGTAGCAGATCGCAGAGCAGGCAGTCCCATCCCCAACCGCGTGAGAAAcgccatcgtcatcgtcctcggAGAATTCTGCGGAACCTTcatgtttcttcttctctctttcatCGGAGCCCAAACTGCCCTCGTGACCAATAACCCTACCAATTCTACTGCCCCCTTGGAGCCCTTCTCGTTGATGTACATTGCTGCTTCTTTCGGTACCGCTCTCGCCGTCAATGTCTGGATCTTCTATCGTGTTAGTGGTGGCATGTTCAACCCGGCT gTAACTCTTGGTCTGGTCCTCGTCGGTGCTGTACCACCTCTTCATGCCCTTGCTATTATTCCTACACAACTCGTTGCCGCTATCGCCGCTGCGGGAGTTACCGACGGTCTCATCCCCGGACCTCTCCTCGTCACAAATTCTCTCGGCAATGGTACGAGCATTGCTCAGGGTGTTTTCCTGGAGATGTTCCTCACTGCCCAACTTGTCTTGACTGTTTACTTCCTTGCCGTTGAGAAGCACCGCAGCACACATCTTGCCCCCGTCGGCATTGGTATCTCTGTCTTCATCGCCCACATCTGTCTGACAAACTGGACTGGCACATCCATCAACCCTGCTCGATCCTTGGGCCCTTCAGTTATCGCTGGTTTCCATGGGTATGATTGGATCTACTACCTCGGTCCCTTCATGGGCTCTTTCCTGGCCTTCGGCTGCTACAAGATCTTTAAGGTGCTCGAGTATCAGACTGCCAATCCTGgccaggatgatgatgatttggagAGGGGTAGCAAGCATCACTTCTTCGGCCATCACGAGAAGGAGCCCATCTCTCACTCCCAGACCGACACTCTTGAGCCCAAGGACCATGGTGTTGCCCCACGAAACGATAGCGTCATCGATGGTCAGATGAGCAATGCCTAA